One stretch of Syntrophorhabdaceae bacterium DNA includes these proteins:
- a CDS encoding metal ABC transporter ATP-binding protein, with translation MQMTGIVTTEKLYFRFNGVEILSDITFTLEKGEFLGIVGPNGSGKTTLIRLLLGLLRPTAGSATLFGYNAGLFNEWQRVGYLPQKIAAFNPHFPATVEEIVALGLLAGKSFPRRAARGDRRSVDDAMALMDITPIRNKLIGELSGGQQQRVLIAKALVAGPELLILDEPTTALDPEGRERFFATLKDLNEHGAVTIIMITHDMGTIGQHASRLLYLDKNLIFYGGFNDFCLSRDMTNYFGEYSQHLICHRHDNQ, from the coding sequence ATGCAGATGACGGGCATCGTCACAACGGAAAAGCTGTATTTTCGGTTCAACGGCGTCGAGATATTGAGCGACATCACCTTCACCCTTGAAAAAGGGGAATTCCTGGGAATAGTCGGACCGAACGGCTCGGGAAAGACCACCCTCATCCGTCTCCTTCTTGGGCTTCTCAGGCCGACGGCCGGCTCGGCAACCCTTTTTGGGTACAATGCCGGCCTGTTCAACGAGTGGCAACGTGTAGGATACCTCCCCCAGAAGATAGCGGCCTTCAACCCTCATTTTCCCGCGACAGTGGAGGAGATCGTCGCCCTGGGGCTCCTGGCCGGTAAGAGCTTCCCGAGGAGGGCCGCGCGGGGCGACCGGAGATCCGTTGATGACGCCATGGCCCTCATGGATATCACCCCCATCAGGAATAAGCTCATTGGGGAACTCTCCGGGGGCCAACAACAGCGGGTTCTTATAGCGAAGGCACTGGTGGCCGGACCCGAGCTTCTCATTCTTGACGAGCCGACAACCGCTCTCGATCCTGAAGGCCGGGAGAGATTCTTTGCAACCCTGAAAGACCTCAATGAACATGGGGCGGTGACGATCATCATGATAACCCACGACATGGGGACCATCGGCCAGCACGCCTCCAGGCTCCTCTACCTGGACAAGAACCTCATATTTTATGGCGGGTTCAACGATTTCTGCCTTTCCAGGGACATGACGAACTACTTCGGTGAATACTCTCAGCACCTCATCTGTCACAGGCATGATAACCAATGA
- a CDS encoding zinc ABC transporter substrate-binding protein produces the protein MKRKGLVLVLFLAVLLITAVSCGPKDNNAGGGHQRIAVVTTLFPLFDFARVVAGDKADVSLVLPPGVEPHAFEPKPGDMVRINAAQLFVYTGRDMEPWAEKLLKGISNKTLIVTNTSQGIKLMESGEENHEGEEEKGGHGGHGHGTYDPHIWLDFQNAMTMVDTITDGLCVADPANSTFFRKNAAAYKERLSSLDAKFREALGTCRTKTLIHGGHSAFGYLARRYGLEYISAYEGSPNAEPTARRIIALKRKMNEKGVRYVYFEELISPRVSELLSRESGAALLYLHGAHNLTKDELEKGVTFISLMENNLENLRKGLECR, from the coding sequence ATGAAAAGGAAGGGACTGGTCCTCGTCCTCTTTCTGGCGGTACTCCTCATAACCGCCGTTTCCTGCGGGCCAAAAGATAACAATGCCGGAGGCGGCCATCAAAGGATCGCCGTCGTCACCACCCTTTTTCCCCTTTTTGATTTCGCAAGGGTGGTCGCAGGCGACAAGGCCGACGTCTCCCTGGTCCTGCCGCCGGGAGTGGAGCCCCACGCCTTCGAGCCAAAACCGGGAGACATGGTGCGAATCAACGCCGCGCAACTTTTCGTGTATACCGGCAGGGACATGGAACCCTGGGCGGAGAAGCTCTTGAAGGGGATCTCCAACAAGACCCTCATCGTCACGAACACGAGCCAGGGTATCAAACTAATGGAAAGCGGCGAGGAAAACCATGAAGGCGAGGAGGAAAAGGGCGGCCATGGCGGCCATGGTCACGGCACTTACGACCCTCACATCTGGCTGGACTTCCAAAATGCCATGACAATGGTAGACACCATCACCGATGGGTTGTGCGTGGCCGATCCGGCAAACAGCACATTTTTCCGCAAGAATGCGGCCGCATATAAGGAAAGGCTCTCCTCCCTTGACGCGAAGTTCCGTGAAGCTCTCGGGACATGCAGGACGAAGACCCTCATTCACGGCGGCCATTCTGCCTTCGGGTACCTCGCCCGCAGGTACGGTCTGGAATACATCAGCGCTTACGAAGGGTCTCCGAATGCGGAACCCACCGCAAGAAGAATAATCGCGCTCAAGAGGAAAATGAACGAAAAAGGTGTTCGTTATGTCTATTTCGAGGAGTTGATAAGCCCGAGAGTGTCGGAACTTCTTTCCAGGGAGAGCGGCGCGGCGCTCCTTTATCTCCACGGCGCTCACAACCTCACGAAGGATGAGCTTGAAAAAGGCGTGACCTTCATCTCTCTCATGGAGAACAACCTTGAGAATCTCAGGAAGGGCCTCGAATGCAGATGA
- a CDS encoding Fur family transcriptional regulator encodes MKDHNRILKELNLKATPKRLAILDILSRESTYLSPEDVWIRMKGIFSAIGLPTVYRNLEDLAGGGVIVKVIHPDRKLYYFFCDNREHHHHFVCTSCKKVDDLSFCAFEEIEKEVSQTLNGKVSSHIMQVFGVCSDCSPGKGRDR; translated from the coding sequence ATGAAAGACCACAACCGCATTCTGAAAGAACTCAATCTCAAGGCGACGCCGAAGAGGCTTGCCATTCTCGATATCCTGTCCCGCGAATCCACCTACTTGAGCCCCGAGGACGTCTGGATAAGGATGAAAGGGATCTTCTCTGCCATCGGGCTCCCAACTGTCTATCGCAACCTTGAAGATCTGGCGGGGGGCGGGGTCATAGTCAAGGTCATCCATCCCGACCGCAAACTCTATTATTTCTTCTGCGACAACAGGGAGCACCATCATCATTTCGTCTGCACCTCGTGCAAGAAGGTGGACGATCTCAGTTTTTGTGCCTTCGAGGAGATCGAGAAAGAAGTGTCGCAAACCCTGAACGGAAAGGTTTCATCACATATCATGCAGGTCTTCGGCGTTTGCAGTGATTGTTCGCCGGGCAAGGGAAGGGACCGATGA
- a CDS encoding rhodanese-like domain-containing protein, translating into MPDGIEDIDVKKLEARMENGKRLVIADNRTTLEYVSGRIPGAIHIPQEEFHRIAAFLPPEKDTPIVFYCRGYG; encoded by the coding sequence TTGCCCGACGGCATCGAAGATATCGACGTCAAGAAGCTGGAAGCCCGGATGGAAAATGGGAAGAGGCTCGTCATCGCTGACAACCGAACCACCCTCGAATATGTATCGGGCCGTATACCGGGCGCCATACACATCCCCCAGGAGGAATTCCACAGGATCGCAGCGTTCCTTCCGCCCGAAAAGGACACCCCTATCGTCTTCTATTGCAGGGGGTACGGTTGA
- the thrC gene encoding threonine synthase gives MDETIYYSTNDPDKRVSFETALLTGMASNYGLYMIARRDIPILSRDRIDAMRGMTYASIAYEVLEPFLGREVPPKRLRSLLEDAYDARKIPTMVQKVTGKTYIMWLTRGPTYSFKDYAARFFGRMLNFFLGERGLRKVVIVATSGDTGGAVADALVGLRNIDNIVFYPKGSISEGQRRQMTTLGNNVHAFEVNGDFDVCQALAKNILGDTPFAMGLFGDSKRFTSANSISVGRLLPQAVYPFYAYSQMGVPGEPFIASIPSGNFGNMMGTVIARQMGLPVERIICGVNENREFPDFLSCGTYAVRPSIKCPSSAMIVSHPSNLARLIDFYGGHMFDERDASKGNVIKPGIIDRMPDMEAMRRDIVSLGITNARHFETMKAVYERYGIILDPHGAVGWAALEEYLQGKHDRPAVIYETADPGKFPEDVSRAIGLIPEPPPGMKEQEDLPERVYSIEAEPIHTPEGLKLSPAQVDEAKEKIRRIYAP, from the coding sequence ATGGACGAGACGATATATTACAGCACCAATGACCCGGATAAACGTGTCAGTTTCGAGACCGCGCTTCTGACGGGCATGGCATCGAACTACGGACTCTACATGATCGCCCGAAGGGACATCCCAATCCTTTCCAGGGACCGGATAGACGCCATGAGAGGCATGACCTATGCCTCAATAGCCTACGAAGTGCTGGAGCCGTTCCTCGGGCGTGAGGTGCCCCCGAAAAGGTTGAGATCGCTCCTCGAGGATGCCTACGACGCCCGGAAGATCCCCACCATGGTTCAGAAAGTCACGGGAAAAACATACATCATGTGGCTTACCAGGGGACCCACCTATTCCTTCAAGGACTATGCGGCCCGGTTCTTTGGCAGGATGCTCAACTTCTTCCTCGGCGAAAGAGGATTGCGAAAGGTGGTCATCGTGGCCACGAGCGGCGACACCGGCGGCGCTGTGGCAGACGCCCTGGTCGGCCTCAGGAACATCGATAACATCGTCTTCTATCCGAAGGGATCCATCAGTGAAGGGCAGAGACGGCAGATGACGACCCTGGGGAACAACGTTCATGCCTTTGAAGTGAACGGCGATTTTGATGTCTGCCAGGCCCTGGCCAAGAACATCCTCGGCGACACACCGTTCGCCATGGGGCTTTTCGGCGACAGCAAACGCTTCACCTCCGCCAATTCCATCAGCGTTGGAAGGCTGCTTCCCCAGGCCGTCTATCCTTTTTATGCCTATTCGCAGATGGGGGTCCCGGGAGAGCCATTCATCGCCAGCATCCCCTCGGGCAATTTCGGCAATATGATGGGAACCGTCATAGCGAGACAGATGGGGCTTCCCGTAGAAAGGATCATCTGCGGCGTCAACGAGAACAGAGAGTTTCCAGATTTCCTCTCCTGCGGCACCTATGCGGTGCGGCCTTCCATCAAATGTCCGTCGTCGGCGATGATCGTCTCTCATCCGAGCAATTTGGCACGCCTCATCGACTTTTACGGAGGCCACATGTTTGACGAACGGGATGCGTCGAAGGGCAACGTGATAAAACCCGGCATTATCGACCGCATGCCCGACATGGAAGCCATGCGGCGGGACATCGTTTCCCTGGGGATAACCAATGCCCGGCATTTTGAGACGATGAAGGCAGTCTACGAACGCTACGGGATAATTCTCGATCCTCACGGCGCCGTAGGTTGGGCCGCTCTGGAGGAATATCTTCAAGGAAAACACGACCGGCCCGCGGTGATCTACGAGACGGCCGATCCGGGGAAATTCCCCGAGGATGTCAGCAGGGCCATAGGGCTGATCCCCGAACCGCCCCCCGGTATGAAGGAGCAAGAAGACCTTCCCGAGCGCGTTTACAGCATCGAAGCGGAACCGATACATACACCCGAGGGACTCAAGCTTTCACCGGCACAGGTCGACGAGGCAAAAGAGAAGATCCGAAGAATATACGCCCCATGA
- a CDS encoding RNA methyltransferase, with protein sequence MPFLFNKNSIQEALKSHPGKVRRLLIRQGHEKASEEMIEEARKQGVAYRILPSEAFVKKCGSPRSHVCLERDDFDYTDQDTFLQRLDTMGPVFLGALDGVQDPQNLGNIARSSACLGVDALILPKDRSCVINETVANISRGATEFMEAVRVTNLSRYLETLKKRGIFCYGLDERGGTALWETDLRGPVCLVFGGEEGLRRLTKDTCDALVRIPTNPSFPSLNVATSFALACYEVKKQRL encoded by the coding sequence ATGCCCTTTCTGTTTAATAAGAACAGCATTCAGGAGGCCCTGAAAAGCCACCCCGGTAAGGTCCGCAGGCTTCTTATCCGCCAGGGACACGAGAAGGCCTCCGAGGAGATGATCGAGGAAGCAAGAAAGCAGGGTGTGGCCTACCGGATCCTTCCGTCGGAAGCCTTTGTAAAAAAGTGCGGCTCCCCCAGGTCACACGTATGTCTTGAACGTGACGACTTCGATTATACCGACCAGGACACCTTCCTCCAGCGCCTCGATACCATGGGCCCCGTCTTCCTTGGAGCACTGGACGGCGTGCAGGACCCGCAGAACCTCGGAAACATCGCCAGAAGCTCCGCCTGTCTGGGCGTAGACGCACTCATCCTTCCCAAAGATCGCTCCTGCGTGATAAATGAGACGGTGGCCAACATTTCCCGGGGCGCGACGGAATTCATGGAAGCCGTGCGGGTGACCAACCTTTCCCGGTATCTCGAAACACTGAAAAAAAGAGGGATATTCTGTTATGGTCTCGACGAGCGAGGCGGCACAGCGCTCTGGGAGACCGACCTCAGGGGACCCGTATGCCTTGTTTTCGGCGGGGAAGAAGGTCTGCGCAGGCTTACGAAAGATACCTGCGACGCCCTTGTAAGGATACCAACGAACCCTTCCTTTCCGTCACTCAACGTTGCCACATCCTTTGCCCTGGCCTGCTACGAAGTGAAAAAGCAGAGACTTTGA
- the pyrF gene encoding orotidine-5'-phosphate decarboxylase, translated as MDPREKMIFALDVDRFEEAQQLVVEFKDHVGMFKVGKQLFTQCGPKIVDYIKLKNSKVFLDLKYHDIPNTVAKASIEAAKLGVDILNVHASGGFTMMSEAKRALVEAGKNPGLQRPRIIGVTVLTSLDDAELERVGFEMPVIELTKRLALLAREAGLDGVVAGGSEIEMIREICGRDFLIITPGVRIEDKKDDQKRTITPQEAIRRGASHIVLGRAVRNAADPKALLKKISGDIRDALSV; from the coding sequence ATGGATCCCAGGGAAAAAATGATCTTTGCTCTCGACGTAGACCGTTTCGAGGAGGCACAGCAACTCGTTGTGGAATTCAAGGACCACGTCGGCATGTTCAAGGTGGGCAAGCAGCTTTTCACGCAATGCGGACCCAAGATCGTCGACTACATCAAACTGAAGAACTCAAAGGTCTTTCTGGACCTGAAATATCACGACATCCCCAATACCGTTGCAAAGGCCTCCATTGAGGCGGCAAAGCTCGGCGTCGATATTTTGAACGTCCACGCATCGGGTGGATTCACGATGATGAGCGAGGCCAAGCGGGCCCTCGTTGAGGCAGGAAAGAACCCTGGCCTTCAGCGTCCCAGGATCATCGGGGTGACGGTCCTCACGAGCCTCGATGACGCTGAACTGGAAAGGGTCGGTTTCGAGATGCCCGTCATCGAGCTGACAAAAAGACTGGCGCTCCTTGCCAGGGAAGCCGGGCTCGATGGAGTTGTCGCTGGAGGAAGCGAGATCGAGATGATCCGCGAGATATGCGGAAGGGACTTTCTCATCATCACGCCGGGGGTGAGGATCGAAGACAAGAAAGATGATCAAAAACGGACGATCACGCCTCAGGAGGCCATAAGAAGGGGGGCTTCGCACATCGTCCTCGGAAGGGCGGTCAGGAATGCAGCCGACCCTAAGGCCCTTTTGAAAAAGATCAGCGGGGACATACGCGATGCCCTTTCTGTTTAA
- a CDS encoding EamA family transporter, producing MTIKNNCVEREYMSDLLLLCVSMIWGVNLVAVKYLLNDLSPVNVILIRFITGSLLLFLLLFFLEDVKVPVRDIWRLTLLGAVGIALYQFLFTFALKYTSAVNVGILINMSPIYGGFLSSLFGYEKFMKKRIFAIIVGFAGVYILMTKGDWIFFMNGDIAGTVLALAASLSWALYTILSKPLLQKHSPLKVT from the coding sequence ATGACAATTAAGAATAACTGCGTGGAACGTGAATACATGTCAGATCTTTTGCTCCTCTGTGTTTCCATGATCTGGGGCGTTAACCTGGTGGCGGTCAAATATCTTCTCAACGACCTTTCCCCGGTTAACGTCATATTGATCCGGTTTATAACGGGGAGTCTTCTTCTATTTCTTTTACTCTTTTTTCTTGAAGATGTAAAGGTGCCGGTCCGGGACATATGGAGGCTTACGCTGCTGGGGGCTGTCGGCATCGCGCTCTATCAGTTCCTTTTCACGTTTGCGTTGAAGTACACATCCGCCGTCAATGTCGGCATTCTCATCAACATGTCCCCCATATACGGGGGCTTTCTGAGCAGCCTTTTCGGCTATGAAAAATTCATGAAGAAACGGATATTCGCCATTATCGTCGGGTTCGCCGGTGTGTACATTCTCATGACAAAGGGGGATTGGATCTTCTTCATGAACGGCGATATAGCGGGCACTGTTCTGGCGCTTGCCGCCAGTCTTTCCTGGGCTCTCTACACCATCCTTTCCAAGCCGCTCCTGCAAAAGCACTCGCCATTGAAGGTAAC
- a CDS encoding DMT family transporter, with amino-acid sequence WIFFMNGDIAGTVLALAASLSWALYTILSKPLLQKHSPLKVTAYSMAAGSILLGFFVPSFFNPQELGRLSSTGWLIIIFSIIFSIVVAFFLWYRGVARIGVSRTMIYQYCVPAFGAIAAYFVLGETLHYSQLIGGSIIFVSVWLARR; translated from the coding sequence ATTGGATCTTCTTCATGAACGGCGATATAGCGGGCACTGTTCTGGCGCTTGCCGCCAGTCTTTCCTGGGCTCTCTACACCATCCTTTCCAAGCCGCTCCTGCAAAAGCACTCGCCATTGAAGGTAACAGCCTACAGCATGGCCGCCGGTTCAATTCTTCTCGGATTCTTCGTGCCGTCCTTTTTCAATCCCCAGGAACTCGGGCGCCTTTCTTCAACGGGTTGGCTTATCATTATTTTCTCCATCATTTTTTCCATTGTCGTCGCCTTTTTTCTCTGGTACCGGGGGGTTGCAAGGATCGGGGTGTCCCGCACGATGATCTACCAGTACTGCGTTCCCGCCTTCGGCGCCATAGCGGCCTATTTTGTGCTCGGGGAGACCCTCCATTATTCCCAGCTCATCGGGGGTTCCATCATTTTCGTGAGTGTTTGGCTGGCGAGAAGATAG
- a CDS encoding cob(I)yrinic acid a,c-diamide adenosyltransferase has protein sequence MVDEKGLIIAFTGDGKGKTTAALGIALRAVGRGQRTAIFQFMKGLERSGEQMLDRAAIPLILVHSFGAGFLRPGDDPAPHLKAAEQGWQAARKELRSGGADIVILDEISHAINHGLLSLESVIQAIIGRRYGLHVVLTGRNMPPDLIDTADIVTEMKEIRHAYHTGRHPVIGIDY, from the coding sequence ATGGTGGATGAAAAAGGGCTTATCATCGCTTTCACGGGCGATGGGAAAGGAAAGACCACGGCGGCGCTGGGCATAGCGCTTCGCGCGGTCGGCCGCGGGCAGAGAACGGCCATTTTCCAGTTCATGAAAGGTCTCGAGAGGTCGGGAGAACAAATGCTCGACAGGGCGGCCATCCCTCTCATCCTGGTCCATTCCTTCGGTGCCGGTTTCTTGAGACCGGGCGATGACCCCGCACCTCATCTTAAGGCCGCCGAACAGGGCTGGCAAGCCGCCCGGAAGGAGCTTCGCTCCGGCGGCGCCGATATCGTTATTCTTGACGAGATATCTCATGCGATCAATCACGGCCTCCTCTCCCTGGAATCGGTCATTCAAGCGATCATTGGCAGGAGGTACGGCCTTCACGTGGTGCTCACCGGCCGAAATATGCCCCCCGATCTCATCGACACGGCCGACATCGTCACGGAGATGAAAGAGATACGCCATGCCTACCACACGGGCAGACACCCGGTGATAGGAATAGACTATTAA
- a CDS encoding archease yields the protein MDSFRVLDHDADIRLEIYGASMEELFHHAAVAIFSLITDPVHVEPALTKEITVSGNGELLINFLNELLFIWDVERFIPVDASVSFHAKGLTAVLKGEVFNENRHVIEVEMKAVTYHAFAITEENGKFKANIIIDV from the coding sequence ATGGATTCTTTCAGGGTCCTTGACCACGACGCGGACATACGTCTGGAGATTTATGGGGCATCGATGGAAGAACTCTTCCATCATGCCGCCGTGGCGATATTTTCACTGATCACCGATCCTGTGCATGTTGAGCCGGCCCTGACAAAAGAAATCACCGTGTCGGGTAACGGAGAGCTCCTCATCAATTTTCTTAACGAGCTCCTCTTTATCTGGGACGTCGAAAGGTTTATTCCTGTCGATGCATCGGTATCCTTTCATGCCAAGGGCCTGACGGCCGTATTGAAAGGCGAGGTCTTCAATGAGAACAGGCACGTCATCGAAGTGGAAATGAAGGCGGTCACCTATCACGCGTTCGCCATAACCGAGGAGAACGGGAAATTCAAAGCTAACATTATAATAGATGTGTGA